A single Carassius carassius chromosome 3, fCarCar2.1, whole genome shotgun sequence DNA region contains:
- the LOC132123843 gene encoding proline-rich protein 5-like isoform X2 — MDRLDLHSAPSTTDTILQGPSTALTNNIYAAVIKVFKGEELQPNELYRLNENTRWLLRTDMGFFIKEYFQKQILTKGLSIILDEIQKHEGERQLFVLAQVWDRFFTEILPTLQAILYPLQGQELTVRQMALLGFRDLVLLKLSLGDLLCKNLSLIPASITQMLLVLQGIQESRGPSKQYCQLESLVALVVRPYLWNCRHTTCTEQSTTRAQVSHPEIRITHHISEGSLLSPVVEQEGEMYLERVGNLRRHSVTNAHSDIQLLTVTSRVYTGQDDSCQTMERKTETI, encoded by the exons ATGGACAGGCTTG ACCTCCATTCAGCTCCATCCACCACTGACACCATCCTGCAGGGTCCCAGCACTGCTCTTACAAATAA TATCTACGCTGCTGTTATTAAGGTGTTCAAGGGAGAGGAACTACAGCCGAATGAACTGTACCGCTTGAATGAAAATACTAG GTGGCTTCTAAGGACAGATATGGGGTTCTTTATCAAAGAATATTTTCAG AAACAGATTTTGACCAAAGGTCTATCAATCATTTTGGATGAGATTCAGAAGCATGAAG GAGAGAGACAGCTGTTTGTTTTGGCCCAGGTGTGGGATAGGTTTTTCACTGAGATTCTGCCAACGCTGCAGGCTATTTTATATCCTCTGCAG GGGCAGGAGTTGACGGTGAGACAGATGGCTCTTCTCGGTTTCAGGGATCTGGTCCTATTGAAGCTCTCTTTGGGTGACCTGCTGTGCAAGAATCTGTCTCTCATCCCAGCATCCATCACACAAATGCTACTTGTGCTACAG GGAATTCAGGAATCCAGAGGCCCATCAAAGCAATATTGCCAACTTGAGAGTCTGGTGGCGCTAGTGGTCAGACCCTACTTATGGAACTGCAGACACACAA CCTGCACTGAACAAAGCACCACAAGAGCACAAGTGAGTCATCCTGAGATAAGGATTACTCATCACATCTCTGAAGGCTCTCTGCTGTCCCCTGTAGTAGAACAGGAAGGGGAGATGTACCTTGAGCGAGTGGGAAACCTACGACGCCACAGTGTGACGAATGCTCATTCTGACATTCAGCTGCTCACTGTTACCAGTAGAGTTTACACTGGGCAGGACGACAGCTGCCAAACCatggaaagaaagacagaaactaTCTGA
- the LOC132123843 gene encoding proline-rich protein 5-like isoform X1 has translation MLHAWAIKKKALCLYFIPKVLQTYLLNHYVLPDLHSAPSTTDTILQGPSTALTNNIYAAVIKVFKGEELQPNELYRLNENTRWLLRTDMGFFIKEYFQKQILTKGLSIILDEIQKHEGERQLFVLAQVWDRFFTEILPTLQAILYPLQGQELTVRQMALLGFRDLVLLKLSLGDLLCKNLSLIPASITQMLLVLQGIQESRGPSKQYCQLESLVALVVRPYLWNCRHTTCTEQSTTRAQVSHPEIRITHHISEGSLLSPVVEQEGEMYLERVGNLRRHSVTNAHSDIQLLTVTSRVYTGQDDSCQTMERKTETI, from the exons ATGTTACATGCCTGGGCTATTAAAAAGAAAGCTCTATGTCTTTATTTCATTCCTAAAGTTTTACAGACTTATTTATTGAACCATTATGTTCTACCAGACCTCCATTCAGCTCCATCCACCACTGACACCATCCTGCAGGGTCCCAGCACTGCTCTTACAAATAA TATCTACGCTGCTGTTATTAAGGTGTTCAAGGGAGAGGAACTACAGCCGAATGAACTGTACCGCTTGAATGAAAATACTAG GTGGCTTCTAAGGACAGATATGGGGTTCTTTATCAAAGAATATTTTCAG AAACAGATTTTGACCAAAGGTCTATCAATCATTTTGGATGAGATTCAGAAGCATGAAG GAGAGAGACAGCTGTTTGTTTTGGCCCAGGTGTGGGATAGGTTTTTCACTGAGATTCTGCCAACGCTGCAGGCTATTTTATATCCTCTGCAG GGGCAGGAGTTGACGGTGAGACAGATGGCTCTTCTCGGTTTCAGGGATCTGGTCCTATTGAAGCTCTCTTTGGGTGACCTGCTGTGCAAGAATCTGTCTCTCATCCCAGCATCCATCACACAAATGCTACTTGTGCTACAG GGAATTCAGGAATCCAGAGGCCCATCAAAGCAATATTGCCAACTTGAGAGTCTGGTGGCGCTAGTGGTCAGACCCTACTTATGGAACTGCAGACACACAA CCTGCACTGAACAAAGCACCACAAGAGCACAAGTGAGTCATCCTGAGATAAGGATTACTCATCACATCTCTGAAGGCTCTCTGCTGTCCCCTGTAGTAGAACAGGAAGGGGAGATGTACCTTGAGCGAGTGGGAAACCTACGACGCCACAGTGTGACGAATGCTCATTCTGACATTCAGCTGCTCACTGTTACCAGTAGAGTTTACACTGGGCAGGACGACAGCTGCCAAACCatggaaagaaagacagaaactaTCTGA